In Candidatus Bathyarchaeia archaeon, one DNA window encodes the following:
- a CDS encoding DUF402 domain-containing protein produces the protein MKAKVRGIYATALTKLLLENGFEVVQPSQAIKSRFGIADNNEPPDMKIKDKHDLQGIVVLGKRETVEKFKAILHTAFDDVITREWSVSVDGIYKGCVIGENERNFYVKIEDETVGTLPKNGAAVQSQNEVLVQVERKRIGRKTPVLTTQLKIVGDCAILVQNSRGGVSLKIRDIVKRAELYALGNKLAPEGWGIIWREPAVHKSREALENEVKMLVEKAKVLTDKASSATAPSLLVEGLCFMSVEFPSMSKRKLDTLRAMVTPTLDGHHFYKSCGGKVSAALEMAEKLLEKGENPDKVKRLFEEQVAAEFPTEGATVNVEHVKLSGAVFHLGRAVLEALDNSGIRYCRTMKADGFYDGLDIVKEAGDRAVSQTKPGEWHITTNYYSMDGVWKGAYININTPVEVYPNALRYVDLEVDVCIRPDGETRVLDMEKLDEALERGLIGNRLYERIKAEVEEVLKNKLAVPR, from the coding sequence TTGAAGGCGAAGGTTAGGGGCATATACGCCACAGCCCTTACAAAGTTGCTGTTAGAAAATGGCTTCGAGGTTGTTCAGCCGTCCCAAGCCATAAAGTCGCGTTTCGGCATAGCCGACAACAACGAGCCTCCGGACATGAAAATCAAGGATAAACATGATCTTCAGGGCATTGTGGTGCTTGGGAAAAGGGAGACTGTGGAAAAATTCAAAGCAATTTTGCATACAGCCTTCGATGACGTTATAACGAGGGAATGGAGCGTAAGCGTGGACGGCATATACAAGGGCTGCGTCATCGGCGAAAACGAGAGAAACTTTTACGTGAAGATTGAAGACGAAACCGTTGGGACTCTTCCCAAAAATGGGGCTGCTGTTCAAAGCCAGAACGAGGTTCTCGTGCAAGTTGAACGGAAACGCATTGGCAGAAAAACACCAGTATTGACAACCCAGCTTAAGATTGTTGGAGACTGCGCTATCCTCGTTCAAAACAGCCGTGGAGGCGTAAGCCTAAAAATCCGGGACATCGTTAAACGGGCGGAGCTTTATGCTTTGGGAAATAAGCTGGCGCCCGAAGGCTGGGGGATAATCTGGCGGGAACCAGCCGTCCACAAGTCAAGGGAAGCCCTAGAAAACGAGGTGAAGATGCTCGTGGAAAAAGCCAAGGTCTTAACCGATAAAGCATCATCAGCCACGGCGCCATCCCTCCTCGTTGAGGGCTTGTGCTTTATGAGCGTTGAGTTCCCAAGCATGTCAAAAAGAAAATTGGACACGTTGAGGGCTATGGTCACACCGACATTAGATGGGCATCACTTCTACAAGAGTTGCGGGGGCAAGGTTTCCGCTGCGTTGGAGATGGCTGAAAAACTATTAGAAAAAGGGGAGAATCCCGACAAGGTGAAAAGGCTTTTTGAGGAGCAGGTAGCCGCCGAATTCCCGACAGAGGGCGCGACCGTAAATGTGGAGCATGTAAAGCTCAGCGGTGCAGTCTTCCACCTTGGACGGGCAGTCCTCGAAGCTCTGGACAATAGTGGAATACGCTACTGTAGAACTATGAAGGCTGATGGCTTTTACGATGGACTTGATATTGTGAAGGAGGCTGGCGACCGGGCGGTAAGTCAAACAAAACCAGGCGAGTGGCACATTACCACAAACTATTATTCGATGGATGGCGTGTGGAAAGGAGCATACATAAACATAAACACGCCTGTGGAGGTTTATCCAAACGCCTTACGCTATGTGGATTTGGAAGTTGACGTCTGCATCCGCCCGGACGGCGAAACCAGAGTCTTAGACATGGAAAAACTGGATGAAGCCCTTGAAAGAGGTTTGATTGGCAATCGGCTTTATGAAAGGATAAAAGCCGAGGTTGAAGAAGTCCTCAAAAACAAGTTAGCTGTGCCACGCTAA
- a CDS encoding dihydroorotase family protein — protein sequence MTVDLVLKDLKAYVEGAVRECCIAIENGAIYKVGRETQMPRADNVLSLGGFLVLPGLIDVHVHLRDEGKAYKEDFYTGTAAAAAGGFTTVLDMPNNAPVTMSAETLKRRMETARRKILVNVGFYSEFPKEMREIDAIIREGAVAFKLYLGEQIGGLNIDDDDALTEAFRTVASQVPISVHAEDKNMLRRAEERLKQEGRHDIEAFLEVHSEAVEVEAVGRVVEIAGKTKAKVHFCHVSTKQSLETIYEAKKSGLPITCEVTPHHLFLSTEDLKHVGVMALTVPPLRDKSHVEALWSGLRQGIVDLIGSDHAPHTFTEKNAESIWDVKTGIPGLETSLPLMLTAVNAGLLGIADVVRLMAENPAKIFKLKGRGFIKEGCKADLVAVDLEREYCIDASKFHSKARFSPFHGKRVKGKPVKTFVGGRLVMDGDEIVAEAGCGEVILGGV from the coding sequence TTGACCGTTGACCTAGTCCTAAAAGACTTGAAAGCCTACGTGGAAGGCGCGGTGCGGGAGTGCTGCATAGCCATTGAAAACGGCGCCATCTACAAAGTTGGACGAGAAACCCAAATGCCTAGGGCTGATAATGTGCTAAGCCTCGGGGGGTTTTTGGTTTTACCGGGCTTGATTGATGTTCACGTGCATTTAAGAGATGAGGGCAAAGCCTACAAAGAGGACTTTTACACTGGAACAGCGGCAGCCGCTGCGGGAGGCTTCACAACAGTATTGGATATGCCTAACAATGCTCCCGTCACAATGAGCGCTGAAACCTTGAAGCGGCGGATGGAGACGGCGAGGAGAAAAATCCTAGTTAATGTGGGCTTTTATTCCGAGTTCCCCAAGGAAATGCGGGAGATCGACGCCATAATCCGTGAGGGTGCTGTAGCCTTCAAGCTTTACCTAGGCGAGCAGATAGGCGGATTAAACATAGATGACGATGACGCCTTAACCGAGGCGTTTAGAACAGTTGCGTCCCAAGTCCCCATATCAGTGCACGCCGAAGACAAGAACATGCTTAGAAGGGCGGAGGAAAGGCTTAAACAAGAGGGGCGTCATGACATCGAAGCTTTTCTTGAAGTGCACTCTGAGGCGGTCGAAGTCGAGGCTGTTGGGCGTGTGGTGGAGATTGCCGGAAAAACCAAAGCCAAAGTGCATTTCTGCCACGTGAGCACAAAACAAAGCCTAGAAACCATTTATGAGGCGAAAAAGTCGGGGCTGCCAATAACCTGCGAGGTCACACCGCATCACCTGTTTTTGTCCACTGAAGACTTGAAACATGTTGGAGTCATGGCGCTAACTGTTCCCCCTCTCAGAGACAAAAGCCATGTCGAGGCGTTGTGGAGTGGCTTAAGGCAAGGAATAGTTGATTTAATTGGCTCAGATCATGCACCCCACACGTTTACCGAGAAAAATGCCGAAAGTATTTGGGACGTTAAGACAGGTATACCGGGTCTTGAAACGTCGCTTCCATTGATGCTGACAGCTGTCAATGCAGGTCTACTTGGGATTGCAGATGTTGTTAGGCTGATGGCTGAAAACCCAGCCAAAATATTCAAACTTAAGGGGCGAGGGTTTATCAAAGAAGGCTGCAAGGCTGACCTTGTGGCTGTCGACCTAGAAAGGGAGTATTGCATAGACGCGTCCAAGTTTCATTCGAAGGCTAGGTTCTCGCCCTTCCACGGCAAGCGTGTTAAAGGTAAACCGGTAAAAACTTTTGTCGGCGGGCGGCTTGTTATGGATGGCGATGAAATAGTTGCCGAGGCTGGTTGCGGTGAAGTAATCCTCGGAGGCGTTTAG
- the rtcA gene encoding RNA 3'-terminal phosphate cyclase: MIEIDGSQKSGSGTILRLSVALASILGKPLHIFNIRHNRPQPGLRPQHLEAVLTAAKLCSAEVKGAVLNSRELWFTPKQIRGGKFEAEIGTAGSIPMLIMTVLPICIFAESAVHLHISKGGTDVSHAPTINYMRNVFLPVLRRMGVNATITVHKYGYYPKGMGEATLIVEPCRELKPLLMEEFGALESVKGVSVCTFLADRRVAERQAESANNYLRGRGLTADIQVVNDRSNPLQKGSSIVLWAETDRGAVLGADAIGELRKTSEAVGVEAAEKLYVEISSRATVDAHLADMLVPYVALAKGRSVYYTRELSDHLETNIWLAETLLGVKFKVEKVNSLYRIEKVG, from the coding sequence TTGATTGAGATCGATGGAAGCCAGAAAAGCGGAAGCGGCACGATACTTAGGCTTTCGGTAGCCCTAGCCTCTATACTGGGCAAGCCACTCCACATTTTCAACATTAGACATAACAGACCTCAGCCCGGTTTAAGACCCCAACATTTAGAGGCCGTTTTAACGGCGGCTAAACTGTGCAGTGCGGAGGTTAAAGGCGCTGTTCTAAACTCTAGGGAGCTTTGGTTCACGCCTAAACAAATTAGGGGCGGAAAATTTGAGGCTGAAATCGGCACGGCTGGAAGCATCCCCATGCTGATCATGACCGTTCTGCCCATATGCATTTTTGCCGAGAGCGCCGTTCACCTTCACATATCAAAGGGCGGAACGGATGTTTCCCATGCCCCTACAATAAACTACATGCGAAATGTTTTCCTTCCAGTTTTGAGGCGTATGGGCGTAAACGCAACCATAACCGTGCACAAGTATGGCTACTACCCGAAAGGCATGGGTGAAGCCACCTTAATCGTTGAGCCGTGTAGGGAGCTTAAACCCCTCTTGATGGAGGAGTTCGGCGCGCTGGAGAGCGTTAAGGGTGTCTCCGTCTGCACTTTCCTAGCTGATAGGAGGGTTGCCGAGCGACAGGCGGAATCTGCCAACAATTATCTCCGTGGTAGAGGCTTAACTGCCGACATTCAAGTTGTGAATGACCGTTCAAATCCATTGCAGAAGGGCAGCTCCATTGTGCTTTGGGCTGAAACAGACAGGGGCGCGGTTTTAGGGGCAGATGCCATAGGTGAGCTGAGGAAAACAAGCGAGGCTGTTGGCGTGGAGGCTGCTGAAAAACTCTATGTGGAGATCAGTTCAAGGGCAACTGTTGATGCGCACTTGGCTGACATGCTAGTTCCATACGTTGCCTTGGCGAAAGGAAGATCCGTCTACTACACGAGGGAGCTTTCCGACCATTTGGAAACAAACATTTGGCTGGCTGAAACCCTTTTGGGCGTCAAGTTCAAGGTGGAGAAAGTTAACAGCCTCTACAGGATTGAAAAGGTTGGCTGA
- a CDS encoding Mut7-C RNAse domain-containing protein — translation MKFIADGMLGKLTRWLRMLGHNVKYSNKLDDAQLIAIAKKERRILLTRDLELYQQAAAKGIQAFYVNGQTEAENLAKIAQKFGISLDVDMKRSRCPKCNAQVKPIPKEKVAGRVEETTYAHYNEFWECPKCGQIYWQGAHWTRIRKTLETAKEISKREKA, via the coding sequence TTGAAGTTTATTGCGGATGGAATGCTTGGAAAACTAACCCGCTGGCTCCGCATGCTGGGGCACAACGTGAAATACTCTAACAAGCTGGACGACGCCCAACTCATAGCCATAGCCAAAAAAGAGCGGAGAATTCTTCTAACAAGGGATTTAGAGCTTTACCAGCAGGCCGCAGCCAAGGGCATTCAAGCCTTCTATGTGAATGGGCAGACGGAAGCCGAGAACTTGGCGAAAATAGCCCAAAAATTTGGCATAAGCCTAGACGTGGACATGAAAAGGTCACGTTGCCCAAAATGCAACGCTCAAGTCAAACCAATACCAAAAGAAAAGGTTGCGGGCAGAGTTGAGGAAACCACATATGCCCACTATAACGAGTTTTGGGAATGCCCGAAATGCGGCCAAATATACTGGCAGGGAGCCCACTGGACGAGAATTAGGAAAACCCTTGAGACTGCTAAGGAGATAAGCAAGAGAGAGAAAGCCTAG